The following are encoded together in the Culex pipiens pallens isolate TS chromosome 1, TS_CPP_V2, whole genome shotgun sequence genome:
- the LOC128092358 gene encoding uncharacterized protein LOC128092358, translated as MCSSFIGLIPKRYQVSTSPIKSPPICGTSWVFTRSSLVHSSTCAAPKVAVMSAAEKKIRQCETRLKVVNESLARVNQFLDTYAEEKQSEVPLRLGRLEKTFETFESLMAQYEQMDDTDLFEKGCLQQRASVEEMYFKCKARLLEKLPPEESRPPAPISETSRPALLSGLSNVKLPTITLPEFDGDYSKWLTFHDTFLSLIHSSSEISCVQKFHYLRSSLFGEAAGKIANLEISAQGYAIAWETLTKYYNDKNLLRKKHIRTLLKYPKIPNDSVEALHRIVDDFQCHTQILKQLGEPIEQMSSILIELLEDKLDDASLSAWEESIGQKEERSTFSAMIEFLQRRARVRETIQINRPQQVAPKSGSHNSAPKKPFQTRVCLNAAVESPPKTFPLCPACDKQKHSIMDCAAFNSMNVSERLRVVTDKRLCSNCFRSDHFARNCRSKYHCKQCNKRHHSMIHPGPGSQDTNPVVATPALNPAPVNAATKSSSASVLLSTVVLAVLDSYGKEHLARALLDTGSQPNVMSEHLCQQLHLFRKVANVPISGVDSTITNAKHKVSTEVRSRVSRFAETLDFLVLRKVTCETPPVTIPIAQWKIPEHLALADPEFNVSRKVDMIIGAAHFYSFLLEGRIRLAGPVPLLVESVFGWIATGSVEVSDEAEQQPTVSCHVATVESVDKMLERFWALEEVGGSNYSVNEHKCEAHFKETVARDESGRYVVKLPKHPEFQQMIGASKTNAVRRFRWLEQKLEKQPELKPQYHEFMQEYLTLGHMHAVPDDAEDESSRACYLPHHPVIKEQSSTTKVRVVFDGSAKTSAGHSLNDALLVGPVVQDELLDTVLRFRKFPIALVADIEKMYRQVAVHPEDRPYQRIVWRFDPEQPITTYELATVTYGLAPSSFLATRTLLQLADDEGAQFPQASAAIKKHMYVDDFIGGAQTVDDAILLRSDLCKLLLKGGFQLRKWCSNSLAVLADIPSELLGTQSSLQFDPEETIKTLGISWEPEADVFRFVVSVVWDLSPTKRNILSVIAQLYDPLGLIAPVVVLAKIVLQELWYLALEWDALVPPELRTRWFDFCEGLSHLTNFRIDRYAFARKCCYAELHFFSDASEVAYGAVAYVRSESPDGKIKVSLLTSKSKVAPLKKRSIPRLELCAFFLAAQMYVRVVEALDVKFQDVYFWTDSEVVLQWLKSAPRRWKPFVANRISEIQIITHGAKCLHVAGLENPADLVSRGMPAEKLVNSPKWKFGASWLGKHKPLWPPQRDLKGALPIEEQKEKPILVVQTAPPNRVFTIFFSYRRMLNAVGLALRFASNFRKPGKRNTDRVLSVVELEAAKVALVKIVQAETFPEELKLLRKGRPIAPKSPLRLLNPFLDQAGVIRVGGRLCLSDEPYAVKHPMVIPGFHPFTRLMLTFYHLKVIHGGITMTLASVRDEFWPLNGRRAVRNAIRRCYRCCRANPQPAARRQSHRQRSFHLHRRRFLRCYVAVFICLSTKAVHLELVNDLSTAAFLMALTRFTWRRSKPSHIYSDNGTNFIGAKNVLHQLYQMLQPGPESDKIAKHLADDGIQWHLIPPRAPNFGGLWEAAVKVAKKHLVRQLGNSLLSFEELTTVLTAIEGCMNSRPLTRLSEDPNDLSALTPAHFLVKNMIRPLPEPDVRDVPLNRLNQYQRIQAYSQRFWHRWRNEYLKELQTQFSNNPRRYNLDVGSVVIIKDELLPPARWPLARVLEVHPGPDGVTRVATLRTAGGILKRAVSKICPLECADEAEDEK; from the exons ATGTGTTCTTCCTTTATCG GCCTCATTCCCAAGAGGTACCAGGTGAGTACCTCTCCAATCAAATCACCCCCCATTTGCGGTACTTCCTGGGTCTTTACCCGTTCCAGCCTCGTCCATTCGTCCACGTGTGCCGCCCCGAAAGTGGCCGTGATGTCAGCGGCGGAAAAGAAGATCCGCCAGTGTGAGACGCGGCTGAAGGTGGTGAACGAGTCGCTGGCGCGTGTGAACCAGTTCCTGGACACCTACGCGGAAGAGAAGCAGAGTGAAGTTCCCCTCCGGTTGGGCAGACTGGAGAAAACGTTCGAGACGTTCGAGTCGCTGATGGCGCAGTACGAGCAGATGGACGACACCGACTTGTTCGAGAAGGGCTGCCTCCAACAGCGCGCGTCCGTGGAGGAGATGTACTTCAAGTGCAAAGCCCGCTTGCTCGAGAAGTTGCCCCCTGAGGAATCAAGACCCCCCGCGCCCATCTCTGAAACGAGTCGCCCTGCGCTGCTGTCTGGCCTGTCGAACGTGAAGCTCCCGACAATTACGCTCCCGGAGTTCGACGGCGACTACAGCAAGTGGCTCACGTTCCACGACACGTTCCTCTCCCTGATCCACTCGTCGAGTGAGATCTCGTGCGTGCAGAAGTTCCACTACCTTCGGTCGTCACTTTTTGGAGAAGCTGCTGGCAAGATCGCGAATTTGGAAATCTCCGCGCAGGGCTACGCCATCGCTTGGGAGACCCTCACCAAGTACTACAACGACAAGAATCTCCTGCGGAAGAAGCACATCCGTACGCTGTTGAAGTACCCCAAGATCCCCAACGACTCCGTCGAAGCGCTGCACCGGATTGTCGACGATTTCCAGTGCCACACGCAGATCTTGAAGCAGCTGGGAGAACCAATCGAGCAGATGAGCTCGATTCTGATCGAGCTGCTGGAGGACAAGTTGGACGACGCTTCGCTGAGTGCGTGGGAGGAATCGATCGGCCAGAAGGAGGAGCGGTCAACTTTCAGCGCGATGATCGAGTTCCTGCAGAGGCGCGCACGCGTTCGGGAGACGATCCAGATCAACCGCCCGCAGCAGGTCGCGCCGAAGTCTGGAAGCCACAACTCCGCGCCCAAGAAGCCGTTCCAAACCCGCGTCTGCTTGAACGCCGCCGTAGAATCCCCGCCCAAAACTTTCCCGTTGTGTCCCGCCTGCGACAAACAGAAGCACTCGATCATGGACTGCGCTGCGTTCAACAGCATGAACGTTTCGGAGCGCTTGAGAGTGGTCACGGACAAGAGGCTATGCAGCAACTGCTTCCGAAGCGACCACTTTGCGCGAAACTGTCGCTCGAAGTACCACTGCAAGCAATGCAACAAGCGCCACCACTCGATGATCCATCCCGGCCCTGGATCGCAGGACACAAACCCCGTCGTAGCCACCCCCGCACTGAACCCCGCTCCCGTGAACGCCGCAACAAAGTCGAGCAGCGCCAGCGTGCTGCTGTCGACCGTGGTGCTCGCTGTTTTGGACAGCTACGGCAAAGAACACCTCGCCCGTGCCCTGCTGGATACCGGATCCCAGCCTAACGTGATGAGCGAACACCTGTGCCAGCAACTTCACCTGTTCCGCAAAGTTGCCAACGTCCCCATCTCTGGTGTTGACAGCACGATCACGAACGCCAAGCACAAGGTCAGCACCGAGGTCAGATCCCGTGTCAGCCGTTTCGCGGAGACTCTTGACTTCCTCGTGCTCCGCAAGGTGACCTGTGAGACGCCGCCCGTTACCATCCCGATCGCCCAGTGGAAGATTCCGGAGCACCTGGCACTTGCTGATCCGGAGTTCAACGTGTCGCGCAAGGTCGACATGATCATCGGAGCTGCTCACTTCTACTCGTTCCTGCTCGAAGGCCGGATCCGTCTGGCTGGCCCCGTCCCCCTGCTTGTCGAGTCCGTGTTTGGATGGATTGCGACGGGCTCAGTTGAGGTCAGCGACGAAGCGGAGCAGCAACCTACGGTGTCCTGTCATGTGGCGACAGTGGAATCCGTGGACAAGATGCTCGAGCGATTCTGGGCACTCGAGGAGGTCGGCGGTTCCAACTACTCGGTCAACGAACACAAATGCGAAGCCCACTTCAAGGAGACGGTTGCGCGCGACGAGAGTGGACGGTACGTGGTCAAGCTGCCGAAGCACCCCGAGTTCCAGCAGATGATCGGCGCGTCGAAAACGAACGCTGTTCGCAGATTCCGGTGGCTGGAGCAGAAGCTGGAAAAACAACCCGAGCTCAAGCCGCAGTACCACGAGTTTATGCAAGAGTACCTGACCCTGGGCCACATGCACGCTGTTCCCGACGACGCCGAAGACGAAAGTTCCCGCGCGTGCTATTTGCCCCACCATCCCGTGATCAAGGAACAGAGTTCGACGACTAAAGTGCGCGTTGTGTTCGACGGTTCCGCCAAGACCAGCGCGGGACACTCCCTCAACGATGCGCTTCTAGTCGGACCCGTGGTGCAGGACGAGCTCCTGGACACTGTGCTGCGCTTCCGGAAGTTCCCCATCGCCCTAGTAGCCGACATCGAGAAAATGTACCGCCAGGTGGCGGTGCACCCTGAAGACCGTCCGTACCAGCGGATCGTTTGGAGGTTCGATCCGGAGCAACCCATCACCACGTACGAGCTGGCCACGGTGACGTACGGTTTGGCACCATCGTCCTTCTTGGCCACGAGAACTTTGCTTCAGCTGGCAGACGACGAAGGCGCGCAGTTCCCCCAGGCCAGCGCGGCCATCAAGAAGCACATGTACGTGGACGACTTCATCGGCGGCGCGCAAACCGTAGACGACGCGATCCTGCTGCGCTCCGATCTCTGCAAGCTGCTGCTGAAGGGAGGATTCCAGCTGCGTAAGTGGTGCTCCAACTCGCTCGCCGTCCTGGCGGACATTCCCAGCGAGCTCCTTGGAACGCAGTCGTCGTTGCAGTTCGACCCCGAAGAGACGATCAAAACCCTTGGCATCAGCTGGGAGCCCGAAGCTGACGTGTTCCGGTTCGTTGTCTCGGTCGTCTGGGACCTGTCCCCCACCAAGCGCAACATCCTCTCCGTAATCGCCCAGCTGTACGACCCCCTCGGTCTGATCGCTCCCGTCGTCGTACTCGCCAAGATAGTCCTGCAGGAGCTGTGGTACTTGGCACTGGAGTGGGACGCGTTGGTCCCCCCGGAGTTGCGCACAAGATGGTTCGACTTTTGCGAAGGGCTTTCGCACCTGACCAACTTCCGCATCGACCGCTACGCCTTCGCCCGCAAATGCTGCTACGCCGAGCTCCATTTCTTCTCGGATGCGTCCGAGGTGGCCTACGGAGCAGTCGCCTACGTGCGCTCGGAGTCGCCGGACGGCAAGATCAAGGTGAGCTTGCTGACATCGAAGTCGAAGGTGGCCCCCCTCAAGAAGCGAAGCATACCCCGCCTGGAACTTTGCGCATTCTTTCTCGCCGCGCAAATGTACGTGAGAGTCGTCGAAGCCCTGGACGTGAAGTTTCAAGACGTGTACTTCTGGACCGACTCGGAGGTGGTTCTGCAGTGGCTGAAGTCGGCGCCCCGAAGGTGGAAACCCTTCGTCGCGAATCGCATCTCGGAGATCCAGATCATCACCCACGGTGCAAAGTGCCTGCACGTCGCCGGCTTGGAGAATCCTGCGGATCTGGTGTCCCGTGGAATGCCGGCGGAGAAGCTCGTCAACAGCCCCAAGTGGAAGTTCGGAGCGTCCTGGTTGGGCAAGCACAAACCGCTGTGGCCCCCGCAGCGCGACCTCAAAGGTGCGCTCCCCATCGAAGAGCAGAAGGAGAAACCCATTCTGGTTGTACAAACCGCCCCGCCCAACCGTGTCTTCACCATCTTCTTCTCGTACCGACGCATGCTGAACGCAGTGGGACTCGCCTTGCGTTTTGCGTCCAACTTTCGCAAGCCCGGCAAGCGGAACACGGACCGAGTTCTGTCGGTCGTCGAGCTGGAAGCCGCCAAGGTCGCACTCGTCAAGATCGTCCAAGCCGAGACGTTCCCGGAGGAGCTCAAGCTGCTGCGGAAAGGCCGACCTATCGCACCAAAATCCCCTCTGCGCCTGCTCAACCCATTCTTGGATCAAGCTGGTGTGATACGCGTTGGTGGCCGGTTGTGCCTTTCCGACGAGCCGTACGCAGTGAAGCACCCGATGGTCATCCCTGGCTTCCACCCATTCACGCGGCTGATGCTGACGTTCTACCACTTGAAGGTGATCCACGGTGGCATCACAATGACCCTCGCCAGCGTCCGAGATGAGTTCTGGCCGTTGAACGGCCGCCGCGCGGTGCGCAACGCGATCCGCCGCTGTTACAGATGCTGTCGAGCGAACCCCCAACCAGCTGCCCGTCGCCAGAGTCACCGCCAACGAAGCTTTCACCTGCACCGGCGTCGATTTCTGCGG TGCTACGTCGCCGTCTTCATCTGCCTGAGCACGAAGGCCGTCCACCTGGAGCTTGTCAACGATCTGTCCACGGCAGCGTTCCTGATGGCTTTGACCCGGTTCACCTGGAGAAGAAGCAAGCCGAGTCACATCTATTCCGACAACGGGACCAACTTCATCGGAGCCAAGAACGTGCTTCACCAGCTGTACCAGATGCTGCAGCCGGGACCCGAAAGCGACAAGATCGCCAAGCACCTGGCGGACGACGGCATCCAGTGGCACCTGATCCCCCCACGCGCTCCCAACTTCGGCGGTCTCTGGGAGGCTGCTGTGAAGGTGGCCAAGAAGCATCTCGTCCGGCAGCTCGGAAACTCACTGCTGTCCTTCGAGGAGCTGACCACGGTGCTCACTGCGATCGAAGGCTGCATGAACTCCCGCCCCCTTACCCGACTGTCGGAGGATCCCAACGATCTGTCCGCGCTCACCCCGGCTCACTTCTTGGTGAAGAATATGATCCGCCCGCTTCCCGAGCCGGACGTGCGCGACGTACCGCTGAACCGTCTGAACCAGTACCAGCGCATCCAGGCCTACTCCCAGCGTTTTTGGCACCGCTGGCGGAACGAGTACCTGAAGGAGCTCCAGACGCAGTTCAGCAACAATCCCCGGCGCTACAATCTGGATGTCGGCTCTGTGGTCATCATCAAAGACGAACTGCTTCCACCTGCCCGCTGGCCGCTGGCCCGCGTCCTGGAAGTGCATCCCGGACCCGATGGTGTCACCCGTGTAGCCACTCTGCGAACCGCCGGAGGAATCCTGAAGCGAGCCGTTTCGAAAATCTGCCCCCTGGAGTGTGCAGACGAAGCCGAGgatgaaaagtga